The Clostridium aceticum genomic interval TCACCATGTGCCATCAGCTTAAAGATGATTTTGGGGGAGAAGTGCCTGCAACGCTAGAGGAGTTGATATCCCTAGCAGGAGTAGGAAGAAAAACTGCTAATGTTGTTTTGAGCAATGCTTTCAATATTCCTGCAATTGCAGTGGACACCCATGTATTCAGAGTTTCTAACAGGATAGGTTTAGTTCAGGCGAAGGATGTGCTGGAAACAGAAAAACAGTTGCAACGTATAGCCAACAAAGAGGATTGGAATTTACTACATCATCTATTAATTTTCCATGGTAGGAGATGTTGTAGTGCTAGAAAACCAAATTGTGCTGAATGTAAAATTCAGCAGCATTGTGACTTTTATCATTAAACCACCTAATTTCCTTCTAGGTGGTTTTTTATGTGCTAAAATAAATTTCGACATCTTTCTTTTTTTGAAAAAGGAGAATTGATGTTTAAGAGAGAATAAGTCATAATAAAAGAGAAGGATGCGTAGAAAGGATGTCGTACTATGGTATTTGTTCTAGATATTGGTACAAGAAGTATAGTGGGTCTCTTGGGGACTTTGCAGGAGGATAAAATAGTCATACACCATGGGGTCATCGAGTTTCATAAAAAAAGGGTGATGTACGATGGGCAAATCCATGATATTGAGGGTGTGGCAGAAGTAGTACAAAAAGTAAAAGAGCGGTTGGAGGCAGAGGCAGGCTTTTCTTTAAAAGAGGTTGCCCTAGCAGCTGCTGGTAGAGCACTAAAAACTTTTCCAATTACAATAGAAAAAGAACTGGATGAATATAAAGAAATCAATAGAGATTTTGTAAATACCATTGAAATAGAGGGAATACAGCAAGCTCAAAAGAAATTGGAAGAGACGTCTGAGGAATTGGTGAACTACTTTTGTGTAGGACATACAACTGTCAATTACTATTTAAATGACGGGATCATCACCAATCCAATAGGCCATAAAGGGAAAAAATTGAGTGCAGATATATTGGCTACTTTTTTGCCAAGAATTGTTGTAGATAGTTTGCATACTGTTATGAATAAAGTAGGATTGGAGGTAGGTTATCTTACTTTAGAACCAATTGCTGCTATTGAGGTAGCAGTTCCACAAAACTTACGCTTATTAAACATTGCTTTAGTAGATATTGGAGCCGGTACTTCTGATATAGCTATTACAAAAGATGGTACAGTAACTGCCTATGGTATGACTTCTACTGCTGGCGATGAGATTACTGAAGAGTTGGTAAAAAGCTTTTTGTTGGATTTTGATACTGCGGAAATACTAAAATGCAACCTCTGTAGAGAAGACCACCAGAGTTTTACTGATATTGTTGGCATTCCTTATGAGATCAGTACAGAAGAAGTACTGGAAAAAATCCAGCCGGCAATCCAACTGGTAGCAAGAGAGATCGCAGATAATATACTTCTTCAAAACGGGAAATCACCTAGTGTTGTGTTTTTAATAGGAGGAGGCAGCCAGCTTCCGGGCTTAAACAGAAGGATCGCTGAATATTTAGAGCTTCCTCAAGAAAGGGTGGTTGTTAGGGGAATCGATATGATACAAAATCTACAGTGGGACACTTCCACCAATATTAGCGGGCCAGAAGGGATTACCCCTATAGGTATATTAGCAAAGGCAGTAAAAAGTAAGTCTACAGATTTTATAGAAGTAAAGGTCAATAGCAAAAAAATTAGATTATTTAAAACAGAAAATTTAAAAGTAAGTGATGCACTAGCAGTTTTGAACTTTAACCCAAGAGATCTTATACCTAAAAAAGGCGATAACATAAAAATTACAGTGAATGGTCAAGAAAAAATTCTGTTTGGAGATTATGGAGAACCAGCAAAAATTCTAGTAAATAATAAGGAAGCACATTTAGATAAACATATAGAAAATCATGATGAGGTTACCATCCATCCTGCTACTGTGGGGAAGAAGGCCTCTAGTCAGTTACAGGAAATAATAAATATGGAAGAGTGTATTTATGTTAACTCCGAAGTGATTTATCGGTATCAAGAGGTCAACATCAATGGCAAGACAGCTTCACCACAAGACATTTTAAAAGAAGGAGATCAGTTAGTTTACCATCCAATAAAAGATATAAAAGATTTATGTGATTTTTTATCTATTGATTTTCAAGAACACGATATTTATATAGATGGTAAGAAAGTGAAGTATGATGATGGGCTAGATAGTGGGAAACAAATTATCATAGATAGAAAAAAACTCAGAGAAAAAATCAATCAAGAAAAAAAAACGCTGGATTTTATTTATAATGGTGAACCCTTAAAAATTAGTACAGATAAAGAAAGCTTAATATTTGTGGATATCTTTAATTATATTGACTTTGACCGGACAGTGGTAAAGGGAAAATTAATACTAAAACATAATGGACAAGATGCTAATTATACAGACCCTCTAAAGGAGGGAGATACTATCTCCGTATATTGGGAGGAGTTTCAATAATAGCACATATTTAAACAGTAGCACTAATAGGATTAAAATATATTTCAGATTTCTAAAGATTTATTAAAATTTTTAAAAATTGTATTGTATGCTGTGTGTTAGGTAAAGTATAATTGCATCAGGGAGTGATATTATGGAGCCAGCTGTTGTAAAATCAAAAAAGAAAAAAGTAATATTTGGAGTAATAGGGATATTATTTCTGACAAGTTTTGTAGCTATAGCTACCTTAGCTTTTTTTATCTTAAATAAAAACACTATTTACCCCCAAATACTTATTGAAGGTATTGATGTAAGTAATTTAACAAAACAAGAAGCACAAAAAAAGTTGGAAAATATGTATGAAAAACAGCTTGAAGACTTTAAGGTGGATTTAGTTTATGAAAATTATAGTCAACAATTGGCATATACCGACTTAGACTATACCTACCTATATGAGGAAGCAATAGAAGAAGCTTATGATTTAGGCAGGAAAGGCAATCCATTGAATAGAATAAAGGATATTTATTCTTTAAAGCAACAGGCTACTATAATACCATTGAAATTTACTTATGATGTAGAGGGATTAGAAACGATTCTTTTAACCATTGAAGAGCATATCAATCAAGAACCAAAAGATGCTACGATTAAGCGACAAAATGGTGTGTTTTATACTACCAAGGAAGTCGTAGGTATAAAGGTGGACCGAGAGGCCTTAAAAGAAAAAATAATGGTGGCTGTTGACAACTTTGGGCAAGAAGCTATTGTGATCCCAACGGAATACATTGCTCCAAAAATTCTTCAAGAGAAGTTGAACAATATACAAGAAGTTGTAGGAGAATTTAGTACCACCTTTAATCGTCAACAGCAGGGAAGAAGTGAAAACATATCTATAGCTTCTAATAGTATTAATGGATCACTATTAATGCCATCAGAAGAACTTTCCTTCAATGAAAAAACTGGTCCAAGAGGTGTATCCGAGGGATATCAAGAAGCTCCTGTAATAGTAAATGGGCAGCTGGTACCGGGAATTGGAGGAGGTATTTGTCAAGTATCCACAACTTTATATAATGCTGTAGTGCGGGCAAACTTAGAAATAACAAGCAGGAGAAATCATAGCTTGCCGGTGGCCTATGTGCCATTAGGACAGGATGCAACGGTATCTTATAATCATATAGACTTTAAGTTTACGAATAACATGGAAAATCCCATCTATATAGAAAGTATTATATCTGGCAATCGGGTGTTTGTAAGAATTTATGGAAAAAAAGAAAGCAATATTGTGATTAGCTTAGCCTCCGAGACAACAGAAGAAATAGAGCCTAAAACAGAGGTTAAGAGTGATGTCAATATGTATGTTGGAGAGAGGAAGGTTGAAAGGGAAGCCAAAAAAGGATATAGAGTAAATACTTATAAGGTATATTCTCAAAATGGAAAAGAAATAAAAAGAGAATTGATTTCCAGAGATTATTATACACCAGTGAATGGTGTTGTTATTGAAGGAACAAAGCCTAAATCTGTGATGGAAACAGAAAAAACTACAGAAGAGACACCACCTAAGCAGGAGACGCCACCTAAGCAAGAGACACCACCTAAGCAAGAGACACCACCTAAACAAGAAACACCACCTAAACAAGAGGAAGTTATCACAATAGATGATAATCAACCAATATAATAAATATGAAAACCTCATCGACTGGATGGGGTTTTTATATTTATTATATGTCTGATTTATTATATAATATTAAGGTGTAAGCTAATTCCTTTAAAGAAGATGAAAGCCTTAGAATTATTGTTTCGGATTAATAATATGTCATAAATATTGGAGGAAAAAAATGGAACACCTACTCTATGATAAGAACATCAGTTGTCCATGCTGCAGAAGACCCTTCACTACAAAAAAAGTAAGGACAAGAGCCTTAAAGGTGTTGGAGAGACATACGGATTTTTATGTACAGTATAAAGATATTAACCCTATCTACTACTATATATGGGTATGCCCCCATTGTGGTTTTAGTGGTGGGGAAAGTGAATTCATAGAATTAAATAGAGAACAGAGAACAATATTGCAAGATAGTATAGTGAAAAAATGGAATTACAGAAACTATGGAGGTGTAAGAAGTATAGAAGAAGTAGAGGGAAGCTATAAATTAGCTCTTCTTGTTGCACAGCTGTTAAAAAAACCTAAAGGGTATATTGGAACCCTATGTTTAAGACTAGCATGGGTTTATCGTGAATGCAACGATGGGAAGGAAATCCAGTTTTTACAATATGCACTAAAGTCTTTAGAGGAAGCTTACCAGCAGGAAGTGCTTCCTGTGGGGGGGCTAGACGAGATATCGGCAGTTTATTTGGTAGGGGAACTACACAGGAAATTAGGAAATCCTCAAGAAGCTATTAAATGGTATAGTAAGGCTCTAGATCACCCTGATATTAAGACAAAACGACAAGTTCAACTGATGGCTAGAGAGCAATGGCGGTTAGCAAAAGAAGCACATCAAGTAGGAAAAGAGTGTGAGGCACATGATTAATCTCTATTATTGTAATAAAAAAGTACTAGACTATTCTTTGCATATAGCATCTAGCGAAAAAGGTGTAGTAGCTGTAGGACTTAGGGAGTCAAAAGAGGAGTTTTTACAAAGTCTTACAAAAGATTTTTCTAAGGCTCATATAACTTATAGTGAAGAGGTGAATCACCTGCCGCTGCAACAGTTAACAGAATATTTCCAAGGAAACAGAAAGAATTTTACTGTTCCTTTAGACTTAGTAGGAACGACTTTTCAAAACCAAGTATGGGGAGAACTTCTCCGTATTCCTTATGGTAAGGTGGTTGCTTATCAAGATATAGCTATAAGAATTGGAAATCCCAAGGCTGTGAGGGCTGTAGGAATGGCAAATAAAAAAAATAAAATTGCTATCATCGTGCCTTGTCACAGAGTGATTGGCATGAATAAAAAACTAGTTGGCTATGATGGGGGTTTGCATATAAAAGAGAAACTATTATCATTGGAAGGAATAAAGATTGTAGAAGAAAAAGTCATAATGAATTCCGTTAATTAAGACTTACAAATTAAATATCATATCACTAGAGAACCCACTCATTGTAGTGGGTTTTGATATATTCATGGTTAGATCATTGCTTACTGAACTATTTGTGTATTTTTCTCCCATAATGATGCATAAACTTATATTGGAGCTGTATTATATATAGATGTGTGCCCCTAAATTGTAATAGACTAAGGGCCACATTTGCAACCTAAGGTTTTGGGGAGAAACCGTAGACTGTGTATATTAGAATTTAACTTTAGAAGCATACATCTATAAAGATAGGAGGGGATATATTGCAAGATTCATCTAATAATCCTATTATCTTCATTCCAGGGTTCATGGGTTCTATGGGAGATGATATCATCTCTGGAACAGGCAGGTGGGGATTTGGGGTAGCTCGTTGGGTCTATGATCCATTTATAAAACAACTGCAAGAGATAAATTATCATCTGAATGAGAACTTGTTTATTTGTTACTATGATTGGCGAAAAAATAATGAAAGCACTGTAGAAGTGTACTTAAAACCTCTATTAAAACAAGTGAAAGAAAGATATCCTAACAAAAAGGTAGATTTAATTTGTCATAGTATGGGTGGAATCGTTGCAAGGGCGTATATACAAGGCAGAGGCTTTCAGCATGATGTAGATAAGTTAATTACGATAGCTACCCCCAACAAAGGTACTATAGAAGCCTATTACTTATGGTCTACAGGAAACTTGATGCCTAGCAAGAAGAGAAGTCATTTTTATAATTTTCTTACTAAGGGTTATATATGGATGATGCTAAGGCTAATGAATACCTCTTTAGGTTTAGAAAACCTTGCGACCATTCATAAAACTTTTCCAGCTTTAGGAGAATTAATTCCTTCCCTAGATTATGGAGACATATTATACTATGAAGATGGAAACGGGGAGTGGAAGACAGTCCCTAGGTATTATATGAAATATAGAAACAATTTATTAGACTATTTAAATGAAAGTGTATACCTGCTACAGCATAGGGTGGGAAAAGCTTATTGGATCGCTGGATATAATTATTCTACTGCTGAATACTTAATGGTAGATAAAGAAAAACTGAAGGAATATGAAGAAAGTATTTTAGATGTAGTAGAGACATTAGATGGAGATGGTACAGTAGCAATAAAAAGTGTAGCGTTAGAGGATTGTGAACACTGTTACTTGGAGGCGAGTCACCGGAATATTGTAGTAAGTGCTTATCCTTATATCAATAAGATTTATACCAATCAAACTACTGATTTACCAAAGAGGACTAGACCAGTAGAGGAAACGACATTACATATTTTGTTTACAGGAGCACTGAATATCTTAGTAGAAAAGGAAGAAGAAATAATTATAGATCTTCAAGGAGGAAAAGTATTTACTTCCTATAATTATATTTATGAAAAATATCCTAAAAATCACCAGTGGATTATACTACAAAATGTTCCTAAAGGAACCTATAGTGTGAGGGTAGATAATTATGAGGCAAAAAATATGCAGATTATAGTAATGGGAGAAGGATTAAAAGAAGCAGAGGAAGAAAAAGAGATAAAGGCATATCAACTTGGATATCAGTTTAGGTTTCAAATCGATTAAAGCAATTTTAAAAGATCATTCCTCTACATCATCTATAGAAGAGAACTTAATATAGTGTGATATAATAAAGAAAAAAGTGTCACTTATTATATTAAGGTAGAAAAACGTAAAGGAGATTTAAAATAATGAAGCTTATAAAAAGAATGATTATCATACTGAGTGTGTTGTGGTTGATAACCGTGGGAATAAGAATAAATCTGTTGCAGTCTAATAGCAGAATAACCAAATCTAATTGGCACTATACGAGCTTAGTAAAAAACAGTATTAAGCTGGAGAATGTTGAAGAGAGAATTATAAATGTTTTAATTAAGCCTTTTAATGACCATGTATTTAGACAAAATAAGCCTTCTGATAAAGATAATCAAGAGAAGTTTGCACTTTTAGATATAAGAATCGGTGACTCTGTAGAAACAGTACTAGAAAAACTAGGGCAACCGGCAAGACAAGATGCTAGTCAATATGGTTTTCAATGGTATATATATAACCAGGACTATTCAAAATATTTTCAAATAGGTATTCAACAGGATAAAGTAGTAGGGTTATATACAAACTCCCCTCTATGGCAGTCCAAAAGGGATATTCAAGTAGGAGCGGATAGAAAATATGTTGTGGATCTTTTAGGAAATCCTTTAGAGTATATCAAAAAGGCAAACACGATCTATTATTTAACGACTCCTGAGGAAAGTCATACTTATTTAATAGATAATTATTATGCAACTATTTTTTTTGACTTGCACAATGATCAAAAAGTAACTGCGATACAGCTGATAGAAAAGACCACTGAGGAAGCCTTACAGGGATTTTATGGAGGGATCCATCAGGAACTGGCAGATGCCTTTGAGAAACAGGTTTTTGACCTTGCCAACGCGACCAGAGCTAGATTCGGATTACCTCTTCTTCAGTGGGAAGAGAAAGCAGCCATAGCTGCAAGAAAGCATAGTAAAGATATGGCAAT includes:
- the nth gene encoding endonuclease III — translated: MNKKINETIKLLKEEYPDAKCELNYATPFQLLVATIMSAQTTDVKVNEITKVLFQEYPDLDRFLTLSQNELENKIKKIGLYRNKAKNILTMCHQLKDDFGGEVPATLEELISLAGVGRKTANVVLSNAFNIPAIAVDTHVFRVSNRIGLVQAKDVLETEKQLQRIANKEDWNLLHHLLIFHGRRCCSARKPNCAECKIQQHCDFYH
- a CDS encoding cell division protein FtsA, with the protein product MVFVLDIGTRSIVGLLGTLQEDKIVIHHGVIEFHKKRVMYDGQIHDIEGVAEVVQKVKERLEAEAGFSLKEVALAAAGRALKTFPITIEKELDEYKEINRDFVNTIEIEGIQQAQKKLEETSEELVNYFCVGHTTVNYYLNDGIITNPIGHKGKKLSADILATFLPRIVVDSLHTVMNKVGLEVGYLTLEPIAAIEVAVPQNLRLLNIALVDIGAGTSDIAITKDGTVTAYGMTSTAGDEITEELVKSFLLDFDTAEILKCNLCREDHQSFTDIVGIPYEISTEEVLEKIQPAIQLVAREIADNILLQNGKSPSVVFLIGGGSQLPGLNRRIAEYLELPQERVVVRGIDMIQNLQWDTSTNISGPEGITPIGILAKAVKSKSTDFIEVKVNSKKIRLFKTENLKVSDALAVLNFNPRDLIPKKGDNIKITVNGQEKILFGDYGEPAKILVNNKEAHLDKHIENHDEVTIHPATVGKKASSQLQEIINMEECIYVNSEVIYRYQEVNINGKTASPQDILKEGDQLVYHPIKDIKDLCDFLSIDFQEHDIYIDGKKVKYDDGLDSGKQIIIDRKKLREKINQEKKTLDFIYNGEPLKISTDKESLIFVDIFNYIDFDRTVVKGKLILKHNGQDANYTDPLKEGDTISVYWEEFQ
- a CDS encoding VanW family protein, translated to MEPAVVKSKKKKVIFGVIGILFLTSFVAIATLAFFILNKNTIYPQILIEGIDVSNLTKQEAQKKLENMYEKQLEDFKVDLVYENYSQQLAYTDLDYTYLYEEAIEEAYDLGRKGNPLNRIKDIYSLKQQATIIPLKFTYDVEGLETILLTIEEHINQEPKDATIKRQNGVFYTTKEVVGIKVDREALKEKIMVAVDNFGQEAIVIPTEYIAPKILQEKLNNIQEVVGEFSTTFNRQQQGRSENISIASNSINGSLLMPSEELSFNEKTGPRGVSEGYQEAPVIVNGQLVPGIGGGICQVSTTLYNAVVRANLEITSRRNHSLPVAYVPLGQDATVSYNHIDFKFTNNMENPIYIESIISGNRVFVRIYGKKESNIVISLASETTEEIEPKTEVKSDVNMYVGERKVEREAKKGYRVNTYKVYSQNGKEIKRELISRDYYTPVNGVVIEGTKPKSVMETEKTTEETPPKQETPPKQETPPKQETPPKQETPPKQEEVITIDDNQPI
- a CDS encoding DUF2225 domain-containing protein — encoded protein: MEHLLYDKNISCPCCRRPFTTKKVRTRALKVLERHTDFYVQYKDINPIYYYIWVCPHCGFSGGESEFIELNREQRTILQDSIVKKWNYRNYGGVRSIEEVEGSYKLALLVAQLLKKPKGYIGTLCLRLAWVYRECNDGKEIQFLQYALKSLEEAYQQEVLPVGGLDEISAVYLVGELHRKLGNPQEAIKWYSKALDHPDIKTKRQVQLMAREQWRLAKEAHQVGKECEAHD
- a CDS encoding methylated-DNA--[protein]-cysteine S-methyltransferase; amino-acid sequence: MINLYYCNKKVLDYSLHIASSEKGVVAVGLRESKEEFLQSLTKDFSKAHITYSEEVNHLPLQQLTEYFQGNRKNFTVPLDLVGTTFQNQVWGELLRIPYGKVVAYQDIAIRIGNPKAVRAVGMANKKNKIAIIVPCHRVIGMNKKLVGYDGGLHIKEKLLSLEGIKIVEEKVIMNSVN
- a CDS encoding lipase family alpha/beta hydrolase, producing MQDSSNNPIIFIPGFMGSMGDDIISGTGRWGFGVARWVYDPFIKQLQEINYHLNENLFICYYDWRKNNESTVEVYLKPLLKQVKERYPNKKVDLICHSMGGIVARAYIQGRGFQHDVDKLITIATPNKGTIEAYYLWSTGNLMPSKKRSHFYNFLTKGYIWMMLRLMNTSLGLENLATIHKTFPALGELIPSLDYGDILYYEDGNGEWKTVPRYYMKYRNNLLDYLNESVYLLQHRVGKAYWIAGYNYSTAEYLMVDKEKLKEYEESILDVVETLDGDGTVAIKSVALEDCEHCYLEASHRNIVVSAYPYINKIYTNQTTDLPKRTRPVEETTLHILFTGALNILVEKEEEIIIDLQGGKVFTSYNYIYEKYPKNHQWIILQNVPKGTYSVRVDNYEAKNMQIIVMGEGLKEAEEEKEIKAYQLGYQFRFQID
- a CDS encoding CAP domain-containing protein; this encodes MKLIKRMIIILSVLWLITVGIRINLLQSNSRITKSNWHYTSLVKNSIKLENVEERIINVLIKPFNDHVFRQNKPSDKDNQEKFALLDIRIGDSVETVLEKLGQPARQDASQYGFQWYIYNQDYSKYFQIGIQQDKVVGLYTNSPLWQSKRDIQVGADRKYVVDLLGNPLEYIKKANTIYYLTTPEESHTYLIDNYYATIFFDLHNDQKVTAIQLIEKTTEEALQGFYGGIHQELADAFEKQVFDLANATRARFGLPLLQWEEKAAIAARKHSKDMAMRNYFAHESPSGIGPSDRIEKEGLAWRKSGENIAAGQTSAIYAHENWMNSLGHRENILGDFERLGVGVYFGGEYRIYYTQEFYTPL